One Defluviitoga tunisiensis genomic window carries:
- a CDS encoding putative DNA modification/repair radical SAM protein has translation MDIKEKLDILSSSAKFDVDTEPSIIDTVTNLENDNMPGSIYYSKTSNGECMPLLKVLFSNSCIYDCAYCINRRSNNIPRATFKMDELINLTLNLYKRKLIRGLFLSSAVFGSPNTTMNTLYLTAKKLREEHNFPGYIHLKIIPGADLELIKQAGFYADRMSVNLELPSEKSLSYLAPDKNKSAILSPMNYVGKHYQEWMDQKNKYKYSPTFIPSGQSTQLVIGASPESDFHIIKLVEKLYLNFHLTRVYYSAFQRVNQDYRLPNIKNPPVTRKLRLYQADWLMRYYGFSSNEILNEEEQFLDDTLDPKTKWALRNYQMFPVEINSAPYELLIKVPGIGLKSAKKIISYRKKYFLNFENLKNIGVALKRARFFITCNGKYYGKIYNNPDIVRSLLTNNKQKNNSQLSLFEI, from the coding sequence ATGGATATTAAAGAAAAATTAGATATACTCTCATCATCAGCCAAATTTGATGTAGATACCGAACCTTCAATCATTGATACTGTAACTAATTTAGAAAATGACAATATGCCTGGGTCTATATACTATAGCAAGACTTCAAATGGCGAATGCATGCCTTTGTTGAAAGTTCTTTTTTCTAATTCATGTATCTATGATTGTGCCTATTGTATTAACAGACGAAGTAACAATATCCCTAGGGCAACATTTAAAATGGATGAATTGATAAACTTGACTCTGAATTTATACAAAAGAAAGTTAATAAGAGGATTATTCCTAAGTTCTGCAGTTTTTGGTTCTCCAAACACTACAATGAATACACTTTATTTAACTGCTAAGAAACTAAGGGAAGAACATAATTTCCCTGGATATATTCATCTTAAAATCATTCCTGGCGCTGATTTAGAATTAATCAAACAAGCTGGATTTTATGCAGATAGAATGAGCGTCAATTTAGAATTGCCTTCAGAAAAAAGCCTCTCTTATTTAGCCCCTGATAAAAATAAAAGTGCTATTTTATCTCCAATGAATTATGTAGGGAAACATTATCAAGAATGGATGGACCAAAAGAACAAATACAAATATAGCCCGACTTTTATTCCATCAGGACAATCAACTCAACTGGTAATTGGGGCTTCTCCAGAAAGTGATTTTCATATTATCAAACTTGTTGAAAAGCTATATTTAAACTTTCATTTGACTCGTGTATATTATTCGGCTTTTCAAAGGGTAAATCAAGATTATCGTTTACCAAATATTAAAAATCCTCCTGTTACAAGAAAGCTTAGATTATATCAAGCAGATTGGTTAATGAGATATTATGGTTTCTCCTCAAATGAAATATTGAATGAAGAAGAACAATTTTTAGATGACACGTTGGATCCTAAAACCAAATGGGCCTTGAGAAATTATCAAATGTTTCCCGTTGAAATAAACTCTGCACCTTATGAACTTTTAATAAAGGTACCTGGAATAGGTCTTAAATCTGCCAAAAAAATTATTTCTTACAGAAAAAAATATTTTCTTAACTTTGAAAATCTCAAAAACATTGGTGTAGCTTTAAAAAGAGCAAGGTTTTTTATAACTTGCAATGGAAAGTACTATGGAAAAATATACAATAATCCTGATATAGTAAGATCGTTGCTTACTAATAATAAGCAAAAGAATAATTCTCAGTTATCTCTTTTTGAGATTTAA
- a CDS encoding anaerobic ribonucleoside-triphosphate reductase activating protein produces MIKINFAGIRTFSFVDYPKKICAVVYTPGCNFKCPWCHNWKIAYTKNYSSMEEIHVLNKLIYLKKRISAVCITGGEPTIHSYLPKFIQKLKHLRYSVKLDTNGTNPEMVKCLIENNMIDYIALDIKAKPENYSKLIGKNDYLFFKISRTIDILRNSTIDYEFRMTFVPGLSNEEDINFFENFLKDEEKGYITIANSTELFQVKRQYSDFNINKLILR; encoded by the coding sequence ATGATAAAAATTAATTTTGCAGGTATTAGAACGTTCAGCTTTGTTGATTATCCTAAAAAAATCTGTGCTGTTGTTTACACTCCAGGTTGCAATTTTAAATGTCCATGGTGCCATAATTGGAAGATAGCCTACACCAAAAATTATTCATCAATGGAAGAAATTCATGTTTTGAATAAACTAATATATCTAAAGAAAAGAATCTCTGCAGTATGTATTACAGGCGGAGAACCTACAATTCATAGTTATTTACCTAAATTTATTCAAAAACTGAAGCACCTTCGTTATTCAGTAAAACTGGATACTAACGGAACAAACCCAGAAATGGTAAAATGTCTGATTGAGAATAATATGATTGACTATATAGCATTAGACATTAAAGCAAAACCGGAAAATTACTCTAAACTTATTGGAAAAAACGATTATCTTTTTTTCAAAATATCTAGAACCATCGATATTCTCAGAAACTCGACAATTGATTATGAATTCAGAATGACTTTTGTCCCAGGCCTTTCAAATGAAGAAGACATAAACTTTTTTGAAAATTTTTTGAAAGATGAAGAAAAGGGCTATATAACAATTGCCAATTCTACTGAATTATTTCAAGTTAAAAGGCAATATAGCGATTTTAATATCAATAAATTAATCCTCAGATAA
- the efp gene encoding elongation factor P yields the protein MLDVGDLRRGHYILYQGSIYKVIEANKHFMGRGSGLIRTRLKDVKTGLIKEVTFPSGEKVEEADISFQKAQYLYNDGDHYYFMTLDDYEQFALPKEEIEDVKFYLIENLEVDLVFHEGVPVSVELPVVVELTVVETEPNFKGNTVSGGGKPAILETGLKTTVPFFVERGERIKVDTRTGEYIERA from the coding sequence ATGTTAGATGTAGGAGATTTAAGAAGAGGACATTATATACTTTATCAAGGTAGTATTTACAAAGTTATAGAGGCTAATAAGCATTTCATGGGAAGAGGTAGTGGACTTATTAGAACACGCTTAAAGGATGTTAAGACAGGCCTTATAAAAGAAGTTACTTTTCCCAGTGGTGAAAAAGTAGAGGAAGCTGACATATCTTTTCAAAAAGCTCAGTATTTATACAATGATGGTGATCATTATTATTTTATGACTTTAGATGATTATGAACAGTTTGCATTACCAAAAGAAGAGATAGAGGATGTAAAATTTTATCTTATAGAGAATCTTGAAGTTGACTTAGTCTTTCATGAAGGAGTGCCAGTTTCAGTAGAATTGCCAGTTGTCGTAGAATTAACCGTGGTTGAAACAGAACCCAATTTTAAAGGAAACACTGTTTCTGGTGGAGGTAAACCTGCAATTTTAGAAACAGGTCTTAAAACTACAGTACCATTTTTTGTAGAACGTGGAGAAAGAATTAAGGTAGATACTCGAACAGGCGAATATATAGAAAGAGCATAA
- a CDS encoding cold shock domain-containing protein, translating to MKGKVKWFDSKKGYGFITGEDGNDVFVHFSAIQMDGYKKLEEDQDVEFEVVKGDKGPQASKVRPL from the coding sequence GTGAAAGGTAAAGTTAAGTGGTTTGATTCCAAAAAGGGTTATGGTTTTATCACAGGTGAAGATGGGAATGACGTATTTGTTCATTTCTCCGCTATTCAGATGGATGGATACAAAAAGTTAGAAGAGGACCAAGACGTAGAATTCGAGGTAGTTAAAGGCGATAAAGGTCCACAAGCTTCTAAAGTTAGACCTTTATAA
- a CDS encoding alpha-amylase family glycosyl hydrolase, whose amino-acid sequence MKKFLVFMFWSIVIVILGFSSTVSPVWEDQIIYFIMIDRFANGDTSNDVLTESGIDSGYVNSKYNGGDIQGLINQLDYIAELGVTAIWVTPPVANQWWDGLVDYGGYHGYWARDFKNVDEHFGDIELYKKFVEEAHKRGIYVIQDIVTNHTGNFISYRDGKYYLNDQSYPTNKPEQYPFNMNDYNDPEQRNLNIYHWPSEVKEPNRYNTEFSDLDDLNTENPIVIEALKDSYSFWIKEADVDGFRIDTAIYVEPEFWPEFLEGEKGIFEVASELGKNDFLTYGEAWLNPMPFSNDAEKEIEQFFNWGFNSMLDFPLHTDIKRVFKEGKPTSYIKYRLEQREIMYSNPARMVTFVDNHDMDRFLKASDINSLKQALSLIFTIPGIPTIYYGTEQNFIETRATMFANGFASGGQDHYDINTPTFQFIKELSELRKNTPTFKHGKIEVLFSDDLGPGPLVYKIFDDSKMYIVMMNTSSNKKHATGMDFNIEDGSVLRPLVVNNMVNKEIVYSNPYNILLNAKSLGIFEVTDQKEEVAKSGISVEINNLSENNTFTDNFVLTGTASGAKSVRIIVDGEEKEYAKIDLKQGINEPWEVTINISDFTPGTHKIIAKAYGKTPMIVEYSKEYTVNFDIPMISLKVVEDPKGDDKGPYGTYFYPKDSTFSSQMDIRKVELVQIGTMLRMIITMDTVTDSWTPANGFDHVTFQIFFDDPSKPGIIELPLQNATMPDGYDWNYGMWATGWGIYLYSANNASAEKFGDPVTPSPEAQVNKKENTITFFIPLSVLETNDLSGWNIYITTYDYDGIEGVLRPLTPEGGQWAFGGGKTTDPKIIDDLFIKIDR is encoded by the coding sequence GTGAAGAAATTTTTAGTTTTTATGTTTTGGTCCATTGTTATAGTTATATTAGGATTTTCATCTACTGTCTCTCCAGTATGGGAAGATCAAATCATTTACTTTATAATGATCGATAGATTTGCAAATGGAGATACTTCGAATGACGTACTTACTGAATCAGGAATTGATAGTGGTTATGTTAATTCGAAATATAATGGTGGGGACATACAAGGTTTAATCAATCAATTAGATTATATTGCTGAGTTAGGTGTCACTGCTATTTGGGTTACTCCCCCAGTTGCAAATCAATGGTGGGATGGTCTTGTTGACTATGGTGGATATCATGGTTATTGGGCTAGAGATTTTAAGAATGTCGATGAACATTTTGGAGATATTGAATTATATAAAAAATTTGTAGAAGAAGCCCATAAAAGAGGAATTTATGTTATTCAAGATATAGTTACTAACCACACAGGAAACTTTATTTCTTATAGGGATGGGAAATATTATCTGAATGATCAAAGTTATCCTACTAATAAGCCAGAGCAATATCCTTTTAATATGAACGACTATAATGATCCTGAGCAGAGAAACTTAAATATATATCATTGGCCTTCAGAAGTAAAAGAACCAAATCGATATAATACAGAATTTTCTGATTTAGATGATTTAAATACCGAAAATCCGATTGTTATAGAAGCTTTAAAAGATTCCTATTCATTTTGGATTAAAGAAGCTGATGTAGATGGTTTTAGAATAGATACTGCAATTTATGTTGAACCTGAATTTTGGCCAGAGTTTCTTGAAGGAGAAAAAGGTATTTTTGAGGTTGCTTCAGAATTAGGAAAAAATGATTTTTTAACTTATGGAGAAGCTTGGCTTAATCCTATGCCCTTTTCAAATGATGCTGAGAAGGAAATAGAACAATTTTTTAATTGGGGATTTAACTCGATGCTAGATTTTCCTCTTCATACAGATATAAAAAGAGTATTTAAAGAAGGAAAACCTACTTCTTATATAAAATATCGTCTTGAACAAAGAGAAATAATGTACAGTAATCCTGCAAGAATGGTTACTTTTGTTGATAATCATGATATGGATAGATTTTTAAAAGCTTCAGATATTAATAGTCTTAAGCAAGCTTTATCTCTAATTTTTACTATTCCAGGTATTCCTACCATTTATTATGGAACAGAACAGAATTTTATAGAAACTAGAGCTACGATGTTTGCAAATGGTTTTGCTTCTGGAGGTCAAGATCATTACGATATAAATACACCTACTTTTCAATTTATAAAAGAGCTGTCAGAATTGAGAAAAAACACACCAACCTTTAAGCATGGAAAGATAGAAGTTTTGTTCTCAGATGATCTAGGGCCGGGTCCTTTAGTTTATAAAATATTTGATGATTCAAAAATGTATATTGTGATGATGAATACTTCTTCTAATAAGAAACACGCAACAGGAATGGATTTCAATATAGAAGATGGGAGTGTACTAAGACCTTTAGTTGTAAATAATATGGTTAATAAAGAGATAGTATATTCAAATCCTTATAATATTTTATTAAATGCTAAATCTTTAGGAATTTTTGAAGTGACAGACCAAAAAGAAGAGGTAGCCAAAAGTGGAATCTCTGTAGAGATAAATAATTTATCTGAAAATAATACATTTACTGATAATTTTGTGTTAACTGGTACAGCTTCCGGAGCAAAATCAGTAAGAATTATCGTAGATGGTGAGGAAAAAGAGTATGCTAAAATAGATTTAAAACAAGGCATAAATGAACCTTGGGAAGTAACCATAAATATCTCCGATTTTACTCCTGGGACACATAAAATAATTGCTAAGGCATATGGTAAAACACCTATGATAGTTGAATACTCTAAAGAATATACCGTAAACTTTGATATTCCAATGATTTCCTTGAAGGTAGTTGAAGATCCTAAAGGGGATGATAAAGGACCTTATGGAACTTACTTTTATCCCAAAGATTCAACTTTTAGTAGTCAAATGGACATTAGAAAAGTTGAGTTAGTTCAAATAGGTACTATGTTAAGAATGATAATAACTATGGATACGGTTACCGATTCCTGGACTCCTGCAAACGGATTTGACCATGTAACTTTCCAAATTTTCTTTGATGATCCAAGTAAACCAGGAATAATTGAATTACCTCTTCAAAATGCTACTATGCCAGATGGGTATGATTGGAATTATGGTATGTGGGCAACAGGTTGGGGTATTTATTTATATAGTGCTAATAATGCATCTGCAGAAAAATTTGGAGATCCAGTAACCCCTTCTCCAGAAGCTCAAGTTAATAAGAAAGAAAATACCATTACTTTTTTTATTCCTTTGTCAGTGCTCGAAACAAACGATTTATCTGGTTGGAATATATATATTACAACATACGATTATGACGGTATTGAAGGAGTTTTAAGACCATTAACACCAGAAGGAGGGCAA
- the deoC gene encoding deoxyribose-phosphate aldolase, with protein MEIQKLNHLIENEIKKVRESFVFKPQEVCLSPKELAKYIDHTLLKAYATSKEIDKLCIEAVENEFCAVCVNPTYVSLAKDRVKGSTVKVATVIGFPLGANTIDTKKFEVQDAINNGADELDMVLNIGRLKAGEFDYVYDEISSIANIVHKSGKVLKVIIETCYLTKEEKIASVVISKLANVDFVKTSTGFGTDGAKAEDVALMKFVAGPNIKVKASGGIRDLETAMKMINAGADRIGTSSGVNIVKE; from the coding sequence ATGGAAATACAAAAATTGAATCACTTGATAGAAAATGAGATAAAAAAAGTCAGAGAGTCTTTTGTTTTTAAACCTCAAGAAGTATGTTTGTCTCCAAAAGAACTTGCAAAGTATATAGACCACACGTTATTAAAGGCTTATGCGACTTCTAAAGAAATTGATAAACTATGTATTGAAGCCGTAGAAAATGAATTTTGTGCCGTTTGTGTTAATCCGACTTATGTTTCTTTGGCAAAAGATAGAGTTAAAGGTTCTACGGTCAAAGTAGCTACTGTAATTGGTTTTCCTTTAGGTGCAAATACGATAGATACAAAAAAATTTGAGGTTCAAGATGCGATAAATAACGGTGCAGACGAATTAGATATGGTCTTAAATATAGGGAGACTAAAAGCTGGTGAATTTGACTATGTATATGATGAAATTTCTTCAATTGCTAATATAGTTCATAAGTCCGGAAAAGTTTTGAAAGTAATAATTGAAACTTGTTATCTCACAAAAGAAGAAAAGATAGCAAGTGTAGTTATTTCCAAATTGGCGAATGTTGATTTTGTGAAAACCTCTACAGGGTTTGGAACAGATGGGGCAAAGGCAGAAGATGTGGCTTTAATGAAGTTTGTAGCTGGTCCAAACATAAAAGTAAAAGCTTCTGGTGGAATAAGAGATTTAGAAACCGCTATGAAAATGATTAATGCAGGTGCAGACAGAATAGGAACGAGTTCAGGGGTTAACATAGTAAAAGAATAA
- a CDS encoding ribonucleoside triphosphate reductase has protein sequence MDLIYDYINNKDWKVRENSNMQYSLQGLNNHIHQEITKQFWLDEIYSKQNKKISELHNNGFIHIHDLGALSTYCVGWDLEELLRKGFHGVSGKIAAGPAKHFRTALGQAVNFLYTMQGEAAGAIAFSNFDTLLAPFVRYDNLSYQQVKQAMQEFIFNMNVPTRVGFQSPFSNITLDLTPPSNYKDKKVIIGGKEKDERYAEFQKEMNMINRAFIEIMINGDYDGRPFSFPIPTYNITKEFDWNSQIAEDILRLTIKYGSPYFANYINSDMNPEDARSMCCRLKLDNKKVLKHMKDLSFGFINENKEEIELKRRGGLFNSNPLTGSIGVVTINIPRLMYLSKQNMQSFYELLEEVMEVVKDSLEIKRKYLEKWTSQCLYPYTKVYLNSVYELTGQYWANHFSTVGFVGMHEGLLNFGIENGICSKEGKKITQDIMDYMLDKLNLFTKETGNLYNLEASPAEGATYRLAKIDKSTFGDSIKQAGTNERPYYTNSVHPPVNYFEDPFDLLEHQENLQNKWSGGTVIHIFVGEKITDTEVLKEFIKFAFEHYSLPYMSITPTFSICHEHGYIAGEHFKCPDCRKDTEVYSRVVGYYRPIQNWNDGKQQEYKERIQFNLNKNSFY, from the coding sequence ATGGATTTGATTTATGATTACATTAACAACAAAGATTGGAAAGTTAGGGAAAACTCAAACATGCAATATTCACTTCAAGGTTTAAACAATCATATTCACCAAGAAATCACTAAACAGTTTTGGCTTGATGAAATATATTCAAAACAAAACAAGAAAATTAGCGAACTTCATAATAATGGATTTATTCACATCCATGACTTAGGAGCATTGTCTACTTATTGTGTGGGTTGGGATTTAGAAGAATTATTAAGAAAAGGATTTCATGGAGTTTCTGGTAAGATTGCCGCAGGTCCTGCAAAACATTTTAGAACTGCACTAGGTCAAGCTGTTAATTTTTTATACACAATGCAAGGAGAAGCTGCAGGAGCAATAGCCTTCTCAAATTTTGATACCCTTTTGGCACCTTTTGTTAGATATGATAATTTAAGTTATCAGCAGGTCAAGCAAGCAATGCAAGAATTCATATTTAATATGAATGTTCCTACGCGTGTAGGCTTTCAATCTCCTTTTAGTAATATCACGCTTGATCTTACTCCCCCTTCTAATTATAAAGATAAAAAGGTAATTATAGGAGGAAAAGAAAAAGATGAAAGATACGCAGAATTTCAAAAAGAGATGAATATGATAAATAGAGCTTTTATCGAAATAATGATTAATGGAGATTATGATGGAAGGCCTTTTTCATTTCCTATTCCCACATATAATATCACTAAAGAGTTTGATTGGAATAGCCAAATTGCAGAAGATATTTTAAGGTTAACCATAAAATATGGATCTCCATATTTTGCAAACTACATAAATTCAGACATGAATCCAGAAGATGCCAGATCGATGTGTTGCAGATTGAAACTTGATAACAAAAAGGTTTTGAAACACATGAAAGATCTTTCTTTCGGTTTTATTAATGAAAACAAAGAAGAAATTGAACTTAAGAGACGTGGGGGACTATTTAATTCAAACCCCTTAACTGGTTCTATAGGAGTAGTAACTATAAATATTCCAAGATTAATGTATTTATCTAAACAAAACATGCAATCCTTTTATGAACTTTTAGAAGAAGTTATGGAAGTCGTTAAAGATAGTTTAGAAATAAAAAGGAAGTATCTGGAAAAATGGACTTCTCAATGTTTGTATCCTTATACAAAGGTATATCTGAACAGTGTGTATGAATTAACTGGTCAATATTGGGCTAATCACTTTTCAACTGTAGGTTTCGTTGGAATGCATGAAGGTCTACTAAATTTTGGAATAGAAAATGGTATTTGCAGTAAAGAAGGTAAAAAGATTACACAAGATATTATGGATTACATGCTTGACAAACTGAATTTATTTACTAAAGAGACTGGCAACCTATATAATTTAGAGGCTTCTCCCGCTGAAGGGGCTACCTATAGACTGGCTAAGATTGATAAAAGTACATTTGGAGATAGTATAAAACAAGCAGGGACTAATGAAAGACCTTATTATACAAATTCTGTTCATCCACCAGTAAATTATTTTGAAGATCCATTTGATTTGTTAGAACACCAAGAAAACCTACAAAACAAATGGAGTGGAGGCACTGTTATACATATATTTGTTGGAGAAAAGATAACAGATACTGAAGTATTAAAAGAATTTATTAAGTTTGCATTTGAACATTATTCCTTACCATATATGAGCATTACACCAACATTTTCAATTTGCCATGAACATGGATATATCGCTGGAGAACATTTCAAATGTCCTGATTGCAGAAAAGATACAGAAGTATATTCGAGAGTAGTAGGATACTATAGACCTATTCAAAACTGGAATGATGGTAAGCAGCAAGAATATAAAGAAAGAATTCAATTTAATCTAAATAAAAATTCATTTTATTAA